GTTGGCGGCGATCTCGCGCAGCGCCTCGTCGGAGATGGTCACCTCGTCGGCGCCCAGCGCGGCCCGCTCCAGCTGGCGCGGGACCAGGAAGTCGCGGGCGATCGCGACCTTGTCCTCCTCGGTGTAGCCGTCGATCGAGACCAGCTCCATGCGGTCGAGCAGCGCGGCCGGGATCGAGCCGATGTCGTTGGCCGTCGCGATGAAGAGCACGTCGGACAGGTCGAGGTCGAGCTCGAGGTAGTGGTCGCGGAAGGTGTGGTTCTGTGCGGGGTCGAGGACCTCGAGCAGCGCCGCCGCCGGATCGCCGCGGTAGTCGGAGCCGACCTTGTCGACCTCGTCGAGCAGCACGACCGGGTTCATCGAGCCGGCCTCCTTGATGGCCCGCACGACGCGGCCGGGCAGCGCGCCGACGTACGTCCGGCGGTGGCCGCGGATCTCCGCCTCGTCGCGGACACCGCCGAGGGCGACGCGCACGAACTTGCGACCGAGGGCACGGGCGACGGACTCGCCGAGCGAGGTCTTGCCGACACCCGGAGGGCCCGCCAGCAGCACGACGGCGCCGGAGCCACGTCCGCCGACGAGCTCCAAGCCGCGCTCGGCGCGACGCGCGCGCACGGCGAGGTACTCGGTGATCCGGTCCTTCACCTCGTCGAGGCCGTGGTGGTCGGCGTCGAGGACGGCGCGGGCCGCGACGACGTCGGTGTCGTCCTCGGTCGTGACATTCCACGGCAGGTCGAGGACGGTGTCGAGCCAGGTGCGGATCCAGCCGGCCTCGGGGTTCTGGTCGCTGGCGCGCTCCAGCTTGTCGACCTCGCGCAGCAGCGCCTCGCGGACGTCGTCCGGGACGTCCGCAGCCTCGACCCGGGCGCGGTAGTCGTCGCCACCCTCGGGGTCGCCCTCGCCGAGCTCCTTGCGGATGGCGGCGAGCTGCTGGCGCAGCAGGAACTCGCGCTGGTTCTTCTCCAGCGACTCCCGCACGTCGGCGTCGATCTTGTCGCTGACCTCGGACTCCGCGACGTGGTCGCGGGTCCACTCGACCAGCAGCCGCAGCCGCTCCCGGACCTCCGGGGTCTCGAGCAGCTGGCGCTTGCGGTCGTCGGAGAGGTACGGCGCGTAGCCGGCCGTGTCGGCCAGGGCGGCGGGGTCCTCGATGCGGGTGACCTGGTCGGCGACCTGCCAGGCCTCGCGGCGCTGGAGCAGGCCGACGACGAGCTTGCGGTAGTCCTCGGCCAGGGCGCGCACCTCGTCGTCGACGACGTCGTGCTCGACCGGCTCGACCTCGACCCACAGGGCCGCGCCGGGACCGGTCACGCCACTGCCGATGCGGGCTCGGTCGCCGGCCTTGAGGACGGCCGCGGGCTCGCCACCGGCGAAGCGGCCCACCTTCTCGACGGTGGCCACGACGCCGTACGACGCGTAGCGGTCCTCGAGCCGGGGAGCGACGAGGACCTTGGCCTGGTCACCCGACTCGCGGGCAGCGAGCTGGGCGGCGTCGATGGCGGCTCGGGCGGGCTCGTCGAGCTCGACCCGCACCACCATCCCGGGAAGCACCACCACGTCGGAGAGGAAGAGCACAGGGAGGTTGATCGGGTTCGTCATGAACCTTCCAATGCGTTCCGGGTATGTGGTGTTCCGGCGTTCGCGGCTGGCGAACGCGGGAACTTCCCCGGGGTTGGGGTCACCCGGCGGCTCGCGGGAGTTTCACCGGCCGGCCGGTGTTTCTCCCGCGCTTGGACGACGAAACTCACGCTTGGACGATGAAGCTTCGTCGTCCAAGCGTGAGTTTCGCCGGCCGGCCGGTGAAACTCCCAGGAGCAGCGCCCGCCGCTCAGCCCGCCCGCACCACCAGCGGCACCTCGAGCCGCTCCCGCAGCTCCTCCACCGAGATCCCCCACGTGGCGGTCACGACGACCGACTCGCCGCCGACCTCGAAGATGCCGTGGTCGGTGTAGACCCGGCTGACGCAGCCGACGCCGGTGAGGGGGTAGGTGCACGCCGGCACCAGCTTGGGCGAGCCGTCCTTGCCGAAGAGCCCCATCATCACGAGGACGTCCTTGGCGCCGATGGCCAGGTCCATCGCGCCGCCCACGGCCGGGATCGCGTCGGCGCGACCGGTGTGCCAGTTGGCGAGGTCGCCGTTGCCCGCGACCTGGTAGGCGCCGAGGACGCAGACGTCGAGGTGGCCGCCGCGCATCATGGCGAAGGAGTCGGCGTGGTGGAAGTACGACGCCCCCGGGAGCTCGGTGACGGGGACCTTGCCCGCGTTGGTGAGATCGGCGTCGACGTCGTCGCCGTGGGCGGCCGGGCCCATGCCGAGCATGCCGTTCTCGGTGTGGAGCACGACACCGAGCTCGGGCGGGAGGTGGTCGGCGATCTTCGTCGGCTGGCCGATGCCGAGGTTGACGAAGGAGCCCTCGGGGATGTCGCGGGCGATCACCTCGGCGAGCTCGTCCATGGAGAGCGGTCCACGGTCGAGGTGCTCGACGGTCGTCGTACCGGAGGCGAGAGAAGTCATCAGCGGGCTCCTTGCACGGTGTAGTGGCGGGCCTCGACCGCGACGACGCGGTCGACGTAGATGGAGGGGGTGACGACGGCCTCGGGGTCCAGCGACCCCGTCGGCACGATCTGGCTGACCTGGGCGATCGTGGTCGCCGCCGCCGTCGCCATCACCGGGCCGAAGTTGCGCGCGGTCTTGCGGTAGACGAGGTTGCCCATCCCGTCGGCGGCGTGCGCGGAGATGAGGGCGTAGTCGCCCTTGATCGGGTACTCCAGCAGGTAGGTGCGACCGTCGATCTCCCGCACCTCCTTGCCCTCGGCGAGCGGCGTGCCGACCGCGGTCGGGCAGTAGAAGGCGCCGATGCCGGCGCCGGCCGCGCGCATTCGCTCGGCGAGGTTGCCCTGCGGGACGACCTCGAGCTCGAGCTTGCCGGCGAGGTAGAGCTCGTCGAACACGTACGAGTCGACCTGGCGCGGGAAGGAGCAGATCACCTTGCGCACGCGCCCGGCCTTGAGCAGCGCGGCCAGGCCGACCTCGCCGTTGCCGGCGTTGTTGGCGACCACGGTGAGGTCCTTGGCACCCTGGCGGATCAGCGCGTCGATCAGGTCGAAGGGCATGCCGGCGAGGCCGAAGCCGCCCACCAGGACGGTGGAGCCGTCCTCGATGCCGGCGACCGCGGCGTCCGCCGTCTCCATCAGCTGGGTCCTCGCCATGTCAGCGCGCCTCCTCGTTCTCCAGGACGACGGCCAGGCCCTGGCCGACACCGATGCAGATGCCGGCGACGCCCCAGCGCTGGCCGGTCTCGCGCAGCACCTTGGCGAGCGTGCCGATGAGGCGACCGCCCGACGCGCCCAGCGGGTGCCCGATCGCGATGGCGCCGCCCTTCTGGTTGACGATCTCGGGGTCGATCGGCCAGGCGTCGACGCAGGCCAGCGACTGCACCGCGAACGCCTCGTTGAGCTCGACGGCGCCGACGTCGGACCAGTCGATGCCGGCGCGCTTCAGCGCCGCGTTCGCGGCCTCCACCGGCGCGTAGCCGAACGCCTGCGGCTCCAGCGCGTACGCCGCCCGGCCGGCCACCCGCGCGAGCGGCGTCGTACCGATCCTGTCGGCAGCGGACTCCGCCCCGAGCAGGACGGCCGATGCGCCGTCGCTCAGCGGGGAGGCGTTGCCGGCCGTGATCGTGCCGTCCTTGCGGAAGACCGGCTTGAGGCCGGCGAGCGCCTCGGGGGTGCTGCCGGCGCGGATGCCCTCGTCGCGGACCAGGTCGGTGCCCTCGACGGGGACCACGAGGTCGTCGTAGAAGCCGTCGGCCCAGGCCTGCTCGGCGAGCTGGTGCGAGCGCGCGGCGAAGGCGTCCTGGCGCTCACGGGAGATGCCGAAGCGCTCCTGCAGCTGCTCGTTGGCCTCGCCGAGGCTGACCGTCCACTCCTTCGGCATCGCCGGGTTGACCAGCCGCCAGCCGAGCGCTGTCGAGACCGCGGTGACGTCGCCGATCGGGAAGGCGCGGTCCGGCTTCGGCAGCACCCACGGGGCCCGGGTCATCGACTCCACCCCGCCGGTGAGCACGATGTCGGCGTCGCCGGTCTCGATCGCGCGGGCACCGCCGATGAGCGACTCCAAGCTCGAGCCGCAGAGGCGGTTGACGGTGACGGCCGGGACGCTGACCGGCACGCCGGCGAGGAGGGCGGCCATCCGGCCCACGTTGCGGTTGTCCTCGCCGGCGCCGTTGGCGTTGCCCCAGACGATGTCGCCGATCGCGGCGGGGTCGAGGTCCGGGGTCCGGGCGAGGACCGATGACACCACGGCGGCTCCGAGGTCGTCGGTCCGGACGCCGGAGAGCCCGCCGTTGAACCGGCCGAACGGGGTACGGACCGCTGCGTACACGTAGGAGCTGCTCATGGCATCGACGGTAGGTCGACCACTTGATATTGTGAAGTATCAATATCTGACCCATTTGAGTCGAGTTGAGATATGGATCTGCTGCGCCACCTGCGCTACTTCGTGACCGTCGCCGAGGAGCGGCACTTCGGCCGCGCCGCGGAGCGGCTGCACATGGCGCAGCCGCCCCTCTCCCAGCAGATCCGCCGTCTCGAGGCCGAGCTCGGCGTCGAGCTCCTCGTGCGCACGACCCGCCGGGTCGACCTCACTGCGGCCGGTGCCGCCTACCTGGAGCGCGCCCGGGCGATCCTGGCGTCCGTCGACGGTGCCGCCGACGAGGCCCGCCGCGTCGCCGCCGGCGCGGTCGGCCACGTGGCGATCGGCTGCGTCGGCTCGGCGACCTACAGCCTCCTGCCCGCACTCTCCCGGCGCCTGGCCGACGAGCTGCCGGGCGTCGAGTTCTCGTTCCGCGGCGAGATGCTCGTCGCCGACCAGCTCGACGCCCTGCGCGAGGGGACCATCGACCTCGCCCTCCTCCGGCCGCCGGTCGCCGACGGCTCCCTCACCGTGACCTCGCTGCGCAAGGAGCGGCTCGTGGTCGCCGTACCCTCCGGGCACCCGCTGGCCGCCCGGCACCGGGTGCGGGTCGCCGACCTGGCCCGTACCGACCTGATCGTGCACTCCGCCGGCCGCCGATCCGCGATGTACGACGTCGTGCGGCGGCTCTTCGCGGATGCCGGCGAGGCCCCGCGGATCCGGCACGAGGTCGGCGAGACCTCGACGCTGGTCACCCTCGTCGCGGGCGGCCTGGGCGTGGCCGTCGTACCGGAGCCGGTGAGCGCACTCGCCCTGGCCGGCGTCGCCTACGTGCCGCTCGTCCGTCCCGCCGCGAGCGTCGAGCTCGCGGTCGCGCACCGCACCGACCGCTCCGAGCCGCACCTGCTGCGCACGCTCGAGGTGCTGGGCGAGCTGGTCGGCGACTGACTCACGCGGTGGCCGCGGCGATCACCGCGGTGAGCCGCCGGTGCAGCTCGAGCAGCTCGTCGACGGGCATCCCGAGGCGCTCGACGATGGCCGGCGGGATGGCCTCGGCGTCGTCGCGCAGCGCGCGCCCCTTCTCGGTGAGTACGACGGCGAGCGCCCGCTCGTCACGGGGATCGCGCTCCCGCCGCAGGTAGCCGGCCGCCTCCAGCCGCTTCAGCAGCGGGGACAGCGTGCCGGGGTCGAGCTCGAGCAGGCGGGCCAGGTCGGCGACGCGCAGCGGCTCCTGCTCCCAGAGCGCGAGCATCACGAGGTACTGCGGGTGGGTCAGCCCCATCGGCTCCAGCAGCGGCCGGTAGAGCGCGATCACGCTGCGCGAGGCGATGGCCAGCGCGAAGCAGACCTGCTGGTCGAGGGCGAGCGGGTTCTCGATTCCCTCGAGGGCGTCGGACTTCGGCATGTTGTCAGCGTACCAATGATTGGTGTACAAACTGTTAGTACACCAACTAATTGGAGGAGCACCATGGCCCGCACCGATGTCCTCGTCGACGGCGACTGGCTCGAGGAGCGCCTCGGCGCACCGGGCGTCGTCGTGATCGAGGTCGACGAGAACACCGCCGCCCACGCGACCAACCACATCCCCGGCTCGACGAGCCTCGACTGGTCCACCGACCTGCGCGAGGTGCCGCGACGCGACGTCGTCGGCCAGGCCCGCTTCGCCGCGCTGCTCGGCCGCCACGGCGTGACCAACGACGACACCGTCGTGCTCTACGGCGGCGACAACAACTGGTTCGCGGCGTACGCGTACTGGGTGTTCAAGCTCTACGGCCACACCGACGTCCGGCTGCTCGACGGCGGTCGGAAGAAGTGGGAGCTCGAGGGCAGGCCCCTCGACAACCTGGTCACCCACCGCCCCGAGACGACCTACACCGCCGGCCCCGCGGACCCCGCGCTGCGCGCCTTCCGCGACGACGTGGTCGCTGGCATCGGCGTCCGCCAGGTCGTCGACGTGCGCTCCCCCGCCGAGTTCTCCGGCGAGATCCTCGCACCGGCCCACTTCCCCCAGGAGCAGCCGCAGGTCCCCGGCCACGTCCCGACCGCGGTCAACGTCCCCTGGTCGCAGGCCGCGGCCGAGGACGGCAGCTTCCGCAGCGACGACGAGCTGCGCGCCCTGTACGGCGCCGCCGGGCTCAGCCTCGACGACAGCCCGGTCACGGTCTACTGCCGCGTGGGCGAGCGCAGCGCCCACACCTGGTTCGTGCTGCACGAGCTGCTCGACCTGCCCGACGTGCGCAACTACGACGGGTCCTGGGTGGAGTACGGCTCGCTCGTCGGCGTACCGGTCGAGGTCTGAGCCGTGACCGCCGAGGCCGCTCCGCGTCGCCGACGCCACCTGATGGACCCGGCCAACCCGGTCCGGCCGGTCGACGACCGGTCCCTGACCCACGTGCAGCGCTGGGTGACGTCCACGCTGGCGGTGCTGACCATCGCCCACCTGGCGGCCGGCCTGGTGCTCGCCGCGCTCGAGACACCCACGTCGGCCACGGCCGCGCGGATCGGCCTCACCGTCATCGCGGGGGCGTTCGGCGTCCTCGCGGTGACGGCCGGGCTGGCCATCCACCGCCGGAGGGTGCTGAGCCCTTGGCTGCTGCTCGGCCTGCTGCCCACGGTCGTCGGGCTGTGGCTGGCCTTCGCATGACGCGAGCCCGGTCCGGGGTAACAGGAAACTTACGGACCGGGTAGCACCCCGTATTCCGGGCGAAACCAATCCGAAACACCCTGCCGGTGGACTTCTCGGCATGGATAAGCCCACCCACGACGCCCACCGGCACATCGGCCGACTGCCGTCGTACGGCTTCTACGGCGGCCCGCCGATCAGCCCGGACACCACGGCCCGGGCCACGGTGAAGGAGTTCTTCGCCGACCTCGACGCCGAGCGCACCGAGCGGGCGCTGGTGCTCCCCAACTACGGCGTCCCGGACCCTGACGTCGCCTTCGAGCTCAACAAGCTCGCCCTCGACGCCGCCCAGGCCGACGACCGGGTCCGCTGCGGCCTGTGGGTCTCCCCCAAGGCCTCCGATAGCGCCCGCAACGACAAGGCGCTCGGCCTCGCCGTCGAGGAGGGTGTGGTCGCCCTCAAGACCAGCTTCCTGCTCGGCGGCTCGGTGGACGACCCCGACTCCGCCGAGGAGCTGCACAAGGTCTTCACGACCGCGGCCGAGCACGACCTCGTCGTCCACGTGCACACCTCGCCGGGCGCCGCCTCCGACGTCGACCAGATCGGCAAGCTCGTCGAGCGCTACGGCGCCGACGCCCGCATCCACCTCGTCCACCTGGGCGGCGGCATGAGCGGGCACCTCAAGCTGATCGGCGGGCGCTTCTTCGACTGGATCGAGCGCGGCCTCAAGGTCTACACCGACACCAGCTGGGCGATCGGCTTCGCGCCCGCCTGGCTGTGCCAGGAGATCGAGCGCCGCGGGATCGGCCACGACCGCGTCCTCTTCGCCACCGACACCCCCTGGGGCGACCACGCCGGCGAGTACGCCCGCCTGGCCGCCGCCACCGACGACCCCGAGCTCATCGACGCGCTCTTCAGGGGCAACTTCGAGGCCCTCTACGGGGCCTGACCGCACCACTCCCCGCCCGACCCTCCACCGCGCCGTACCCACCGCCAAGGAGCACCCGATGACCGACACCGCCGCAATCGACGCCCAGATCAAGGCCAACATGGAGGCCTCGCTTGCCGAGATCCCCCACCCGTCGCAGCCGAAGGGCACCAACCTCTACGGCTCGACGAAGGTGTTCCCCGACTTCCAGGCGGAGGAGGGCGAGACCTACTTCACCCTCGTCCACGGCATCCCGCACGAGTCGTCGGTCAGCTTCGTCGCGATCCTGCAGGCCACCCGTGCCCTGCGCAAGGGCTTCGAGTCCGCCATCTACTTCTACGGCCCCGGCACCCTCGCCTGCATGTCGACCCGCGGCTTCCCGACCGTCGGCGACGCCGGCTTCCCCGGGGAGCTGAACACGAACGGGTCGCTCGAGACGTTCATCCAGGAGGGCGGCACCGTCTACTGCTGCCGGTTCGGGATGGCGCTGCACGGCCTGCGCGAGGAGGACCTGATCGAGGGCGTGGTGCCGACCCACCCGCTCGACGTGCAGGACGCCCTCATCCACTACGCCCGCAAGGGCGCCATCATCAACTCGACCTACCAGCTCTGAGCGCGGACGGGACCTGAGCCATGGCCGCGCCGACCACCACCGCCAGCTCCACCCGTGTGGACCTGGCCATCCAGGGCATCCGGCTCGCCGACGCGCCGGTCTCCCGCCGTGCGGGGGCCGGACCGAGCGACGACGGGCACCTGCTGCTCGACGGCGTCGGCGCGGCCATCCCGCTCAACCCCCGCAGCCCCTACACCGTGCAGGGCGGCAAGCTGCTGCTCGACGGCG
Above is a genomic segment from Nocardioides aromaticivorans containing:
- the lon gene encoding endopeptidase La, whose amino-acid sequence is MTNPINLPVLFLSDVVVLPGMVVRVELDEPARAAIDAAQLAARESGDQAKVLVAPRLEDRYASYGVVATVEKVGRFAGGEPAAVLKAGDRARIGSGVTGPGAALWVEVEPVEHDVVDDEVRALAEDYRKLVVGLLQRREAWQVADQVTRIEDPAALADTAGYAPYLSDDRKRQLLETPEVRERLRLLVEWTRDHVAESEVSDKIDADVRESLEKNQREFLLRQQLAAIRKELGEGDPEGGDDYRARVEAADVPDDVREALLREVDKLERASDQNPEAGWIRTWLDTVLDLPWNVTTEDDTDVVAARAVLDADHHGLDEVKDRITEYLAVRARRAERGLELVGGRGSGAVVLLAGPPGVGKTSLGESVARALGRKFVRVALGGVRDEAEIRGHRRTYVGALPGRVVRAIKEAGSMNPVVLLDEVDKVGSDYRGDPAAALLEVLDPAQNHTFRDHYLELDLDLSDVLFIATANDIGSIPAALLDRMELVSIDGYTEEDKVAIARDFLVPRQLERAALGADEVTISDEALREIAANYTREAGVRQVERLLAKAFRKATARLASGEVDRVDIGVGELKDLIGRPRFTPDVEERTSVPGVATGLAVTGMGGDVLYVETSASEGKADLTVTGQLGDVMKESARIALSWVRSHAAELGIPASAFEQSLHVHFPAGAVPKDGPSAGVTMVTALVSLLTGRPVRSDIAMTGEVTLSGRVLPIGGVKQKLLAAQRAGVAEVFIPERNRPDLDDVPAEILEALTVTPVGAVTEILERALVVAQEGTAAA
- a CDS encoding 3-oxoacid CoA-transferase subunit B, encoding MTSLASGTTTVEHLDRGPLSMDELAEVIARDIPEGSFVNLGIGQPTKIADHLPPELGVVLHTENGMLGMGPAAHGDDVDADLTNAGKVPVTELPGASYFHHADSFAMMRGGHLDVCVLGAYQVAGNGDLANWHTGRADAIPAVGGAMDLAIGAKDVLVMMGLFGKDGSPKLVPACTYPLTGVGCVSRVYTDHGIFEVGGESVVVTATWGISVEELRERLEVPLVVRAG
- a CDS encoding 3-oxoacid CoA-transferase subunit A, which encodes MARTQLMETADAAVAGIEDGSTVLVGGFGLAGMPFDLIDALIRQGAKDLTVVANNAGNGEVGLAALLKAGRVRKVICSFPRQVDSYVFDELYLAGKLELEVVPQGNLAERMRAAGAGIGAFYCPTAVGTPLAEGKEVREIDGRTYLLEYPIKGDYALISAHAADGMGNLVYRKTARNFGPVMATAAATTIAQVSQIVPTGSLDPEAVVTPSIYVDRVVAVEARHYTVQGAR
- a CDS encoding thiolase family protein gives rise to the protein MSSSYVYAAVRTPFGRFNGGLSGVRTDDLGAAVVSSVLARTPDLDPAAIGDIVWGNANGAGEDNRNVGRMAALLAGVPVSVPAVTVNRLCGSSLESLIGGARAIETGDADIVLTGGVESMTRAPWVLPKPDRAFPIGDVTAVSTALGWRLVNPAMPKEWTVSLGEANEQLQERFGISRERQDAFAARSHQLAEQAWADGFYDDLVVPVEGTDLVRDEGIRAGSTPEALAGLKPVFRKDGTITAGNASPLSDGASAVLLGAESAADRIGTTPLARVAGRAAYALEPQAFGYAPVEAANAALKRAGIDWSDVGAVELNEAFAVQSLACVDAWPIDPEIVNQKGGAIAIGHPLGASGGRLIGTLAKVLRETGQRWGVAGICIGVGQGLAVVLENEEAR
- a CDS encoding LysR family transcriptional regulator; the encoded protein is MDLLRHLRYFVTVAEERHFGRAAERLHMAQPPLSQQIRRLEAELGVELLVRTTRRVDLTAAGAAYLERARAILASVDGAADEARRVAAGAVGHVAIGCVGSATYSLLPALSRRLADELPGVEFSFRGEMLVADQLDALREGTIDLALLRPPVADGSLTVTSLRKERLVVAVPSGHPLAARHRVRVADLARTDLIVHSAGRRSAMYDVVRRLFADAGEAPRIRHEVGETSTLVTLVAGGLGVAVVPEPVSALALAGVAYVPLVRPAASVELAVAHRTDRSEPHLLRTLEVLGELVGD
- a CDS encoding MarR family winged helix-turn-helix transcriptional regulator, with the protein product MPKSDALEGIENPLALDQQVCFALAIASRSVIALYRPLLEPMGLTHPQYLVMLALWEQEPLRVADLARLLELDPGTLSPLLKRLEAAGYLRRERDPRDERALAVVLTEKGRALRDDAEAIPPAIVERLGMPVDELLELHRRLTAVIAAATA
- a CDS encoding sulfurtransferase, yielding MARTDVLVDGDWLEERLGAPGVVVIEVDENTAAHATNHIPGSTSLDWSTDLREVPRRDVVGQARFAALLGRHGVTNDDTVVLYGGDNNWFAAYAYWVFKLYGHTDVRLLDGGRKKWELEGRPLDNLVTHRPETTYTAGPADPALRAFRDDVVAGIGVRQVVDVRSPAEFSGEILAPAHFPQEQPQVPGHVPTAVNVPWSQAAAEDGSFRSDDELRALYGAAGLSLDDSPVTVYCRVGERSAHTWFVLHELLDLPDVRNYDGSWVEYGSLVGVPVEV
- a CDS encoding amidohydrolase family protein: MDKPTHDAHRHIGRLPSYGFYGGPPISPDTTARATVKEFFADLDAERTERALVLPNYGVPDPDVAFELNKLALDAAQADDRVRCGLWVSPKASDSARNDKALGLAVEEGVVALKTSFLLGGSVDDPDSAEELHKVFTTAAEHDLVVHVHTSPGAASDVDQIGKLVERYGADARIHLVHLGGGMSGHLKLIGGRFFDWIERGLKVYTDTSWAIGFAPAWLCQEIERRGIGHDRVLFATDTPWGDHAGEYARLAAATDDPELIDALFRGNFEALYGA
- a CDS encoding MSMEG_0572/Sll0783 family nitrogen starvation response protein; this translates as MTDTAAIDAQIKANMEASLAEIPHPSQPKGTNLYGSTKVFPDFQAEEGETYFTLVHGIPHESSVSFVAILQATRALRKGFESAIYFYGPGTLACMSTRGFPTVGDAGFPGELNTNGSLETFIQEGGTVYCCRFGMALHGLREEDLIEGVVPTHPLDVQDALIHYARKGAIINSTYQL